From Balearica regulorum gibbericeps isolate bBalReg1 chromosome 13, bBalReg1.pri, whole genome shotgun sequence, a single genomic window includes:
- the ORC6 gene encoding origin recognition complex subunit 6: MERGAVRRLAARLGLTEPRVIRKAEEYLRLSQVKCTGLMAQMTATSSAVMCLDLAASFMKQPVDKSYFVKLSGLNKTTYQSSMKSLECLLEVNPRLGMRDLAVQFCCTEAVSTASKILQRYESSLSEAQQMDLDFSKPLFITAALFTACRCLKLKVDKTKMLATSGVKKAIFDRLCNQLDKMSQQLGKDVPLAADTHESLQTDLEHCEKESGSEDDEEMPCKRPKTETKQDYEEWKKKILENAAKAQETSRSTVSVVPPSNTTAACS; this comes from the exons ATGGAGCGCGGTGCGGTGCGGCGCCTCGCCGCCCGGCTGGGCCTCACCGAGCCCCGCGTCATCAG aaaagctgaagagtaTCTGCGGTTATCCCAGGTGAAATGCACGGGATTAATGGCTCAAATGACGGCGACAAGCAGTGCTGTGATGTGCCTGGACCTAGCAGCTAGTTTCATGAAACAACCAGTTGACAAA AGCTATTTTGTTAAACTCTCTGGTTTGAACAAGACGACGTACCAGAGCTCCATGAAGTCTTTGGAGTGTTTGCTAGAGGTGAACCCCAGACTGGGAATGCGAGACTTGGCTGTGCAATTCTGCTGCACAGAGGCAGTGAGCACCGCTTCAAAAATACTACAGAG GTATGAATCCAGCCTCTCTGAAGCACAGCAAATGGACCTTGATTTCTCAAAACCACTTTTTATAACAGCCGCACTATTCACTGCGTGCAG GTGTTTGAAGCTAAAAGtggacaaaaccaaaatgttggCTACATCTGGGgtgaaaaaagcaatttttgacCGGCTGTGCAATCAGCTGGACAAGATGAGCCAGCAACTCGGCA AAGATGTTCCACTGGCTGCAGACACACATGAAAGCTTGCAGACCGACCTGGAGCACTGTGAAAAGGAAAGTG GATCTGAAGATGATGAGGAGATGCCATGTAAACGGCCaaagactgaaacaaagcaagactatgaagaatggaaaaagaaaatcctggaaAACGCTGCTAAGGCACAAGAGACAAGTAGGAGTACTGTCTCTGTAGTGCCACCTAGTAACACAACTGCTGCTTGCTCATAA